The Thiogranum longum genome includes a region encoding these proteins:
- a CDS encoding YgaP family membrane protein, translated as MANVCGVERVIRIVAGAALVGLTFAGPWTGILYPWGLIGVVPLLTGIVGWCPAYSLFGFGGCRSAE; from the coding sequence ATGGCAAATGTATGTGGGGTTGAACGAGTCATTCGTATTGTTGCGGGCGCTGCACTGGTAGGGCTGACCTTTGCTGGTCCATGGACCGGGATACTTTATCCCTGGGGTCTGATTGGCGTTGTGCCGCTGCTGACCGGTATTGTGGGCTGGTGTCCGGCCTACTCACTGTTCGGATTCGGGGGTTGCCGTTCCGCCGAATGA